The genomic stretch CGAAGCGACGGTAACCGGCCTCCCCCCAGTACCAGATGTGGAGGGCGAGGTACGCGCAGAAGAGGGCGTCCAAGAGATCCTCGCACCGCTTCAGAGATCGACCCCGCCGTCCCACCGGATCGAGCTCGGCGAGGAACAGGCCGGCCTCCATGGGGGGTTCGCGGCCGGCGAGGGACCGAAGGAGGGTCCGGTACCGCTCGAGCTCTCGCCAGCGCAGGGGATACGGACGATCCCGGCGGGCCTTGTACTTGAGGGTCCTGGGAAGGGAAAACAGCTCCACCGTCGCCGGATGGGGATACACCTCCACCACCTGACGCACCGGGGCCTGAGGCCGGACGACCGGGGAATGGACGAAGCCCAGCCCGCCCAGGCGGGCGACGAGCTCCTCCCCGCGCACGCGGGGGCCGAGGCGCCGACGGTTCGCGGGGTGAGCACCGGCTTGTTGCCGGCGGTACGCCCGCGATACCGCGAGATCGCATGGCCGAGCCCCGGTCTCGTTGGGCACCA from Candidatus Acetothermia bacterium encodes the following:
- a CDS encoding DUF429 domain-containing protein, translating into MRFVGVDLAWSYRNPSAAVALAWQEGIASPLAWEPALESDDQLLAFIGRVAEDGPALVAVDAPLVVPNETGARPCDLAVSRAYRRQQAGAHPANRRRLGPRVRGEELVARLGGLGFVHSPVVRPQAPVRQVVEVYPHPATVELFSLPRTLKYKARRDRPYPLRWRELERYRTLLRSLAGREPPMEAGLFLAELDPVGRRGRSLKRCEDLLDALFCAYLALHIWYWGEAGYRRFGDLATGYILVPVRPELTDRGTPAGLG